The following coding sequences lie in one Leptospira stimsonii genomic window:
- a CDS encoding alkane 1-monooxygenase, whose translation MTNLKRYSFIVCFLVPAFAVLGFYLGGAYNFLTFAIVFGVLPILDVLVGADPSNPVEEEVPSLQNEFYFRFLTYVWAWVQIALVIWALYEIQTKELTGLEWFGFVLAIGINAGGIGITVAHELGHKSKKIEQWYSKFILMTVCYMHFFIEHNRGHHVNVSTHEDPASSRKGESFYKFYPRTVFGSYFSAWKLEEKRLSKLGKSSWSLENEMISSTVIPLLFIGIVTAGLTFYTGRFSWEVPAFFFAQSFIAFSLLEVVNYIEHYGLQRKEIAPGKFEKVLPIHSWNQNFAVSNAFLFQLQRHSDHHANAGRRYSALRHFEESPQLPYGYEVMVLVALIPPLWYKIMDWRLEDWKKKYYGNSNSETVRSAV comes from the coding sequence ATGACCAATTTGAAACGTTACTCGTTCATTGTATGTTTTTTGGTTCCGGCTTTTGCGGTGCTGGGTTTTTATTTAGGCGGAGCGTATAATTTTCTTACCTTCGCGATCGTATTCGGCGTTCTTCCGATTCTGGATGTTCTGGTCGGAGCGGATCCGTCCAATCCGGTCGAAGAAGAGGTTCCGTCCTTACAAAATGAATTCTATTTTCGATTTCTGACTTATGTTTGGGCATGGGTTCAGATCGCTTTGGTGATTTGGGCGCTCTATGAGATTCAGACCAAAGAACTGACTGGATTGGAGTGGTTCGGATTCGTGCTCGCGATCGGAATCAATGCGGGAGGAATCGGAATCACGGTCGCTCATGAGCTGGGTCATAAGAGTAAGAAGATAGAACAATGGTATTCGAAATTCATTCTCATGACCGTCTGTTATATGCATTTTTTTATCGAGCACAACCGAGGACATCACGTAAACGTTTCGACACACGAGGATCCCGCGTCTTCCAGGAAAGGAGAATCCTTTTATAAATTTTATCCAAGAACCGTCTTCGGTTCTTATTTCTCAGCTTGGAAGTTGGAAGAAAAACGACTTTCCAAACTAGGAAAGTCTTCTTGGTCTCTGGAGAATGAGATGATTTCGTCGACGGTAATTCCACTTTTGTTTATAGGGATCGTGACAGCGGGACTGACTTTTTATACCGGTAGATTTTCCTGGGAAGTGCCGGCATTCTTTTTCGCTCAGAGTTTTATCGCATTCTCCCTTTTAGAGGTAGTGAATTATATAGAACACTACGGACTTCAGAGGAAAGAAATTGCACCTGGAAAGTTTGAGAAAGTTTTACCGATTCATTCGTGGAATCAGAATTTTGCGGTAAGTAACGCGTTTCTTTTTCAACTTCAGAGACACTCCGATCATCACGCGAACGCTGGAAGACGTTATTCGGCATTGAGACATTTCGAAGAAAGTCCGCAACTTCCTTACGGTTACGAAGTGATGGTTCTGGTTGCTTTGATTCCGCCTCTCTGGTATAAGATTATGGACTGGAGATTGGAAGATTGGAAGAAAAAATACTACGGGAATTCAAATTCAGAAACGGTTCGAAGCGCCGTCTAA
- the pepN gene encoding aminopeptidase N, whose amino-acid sequence MDAPNILTQTEALERANLVNQVSYSIHLDLKAGSPTYQGETKILFFYTGKGKGKLKIDFVTKKIEVFLLNGKEYSGYTKTDSSLDLPGDSLKSGKNEIKIKYTNEYNHSGSGFHQFQDPADGSEYLHTDFEPFEAHRMFPCFDQPDLKATYELSLSGPKDWKYIHNTLASKEEIKEGRIEIQFQKTALFSTYLFALIVGPYEVWEDKYKNIPLRILCRKSLSKFMDAENIFAITKESFAFLESYFEVPYPYGKYDQIFVPEFNMGAMENVGAVTFSEHYIFRSPRIYSEYLGRANTIYHEMVHMWFGNLVTMKWWNDLWLNESFADYLSYYAMSQGKLFPDALEHFYVREEWAYREDQLSTTHPIAGTAENTLDAISNFDGISYSKGASVLRQLMYYIGEESFRKAMRKYFQKFANSNTVQNDFLDTMSETSGIDIRGWSKEWLDTTGVNTLLPEWKEDHLLIRQLPSEKNGLYRTHALEVTIFSLKGDSFETVWKDRIVVKGKETILPYKHVSGSSEIVVLNTNDHAYAKTYLPKDSIVLLKTSLNKLKDRFSRRILWGSLWQMTRDAEISPKDFLEIVFSQGIKEEDLSVRSSHILTKASSIAASYLKKENREEWSTKLNELAKKGILDPETKDEEKIVWYRILEGTSRNQNQLNYLRDLLDGNVKIPGIKIDQERRWSILTRLSAFGIKDALDLIEKELKTDTSDLGTKKAYGAKVAFPNAGTKEDAWKEFNDPKTKFSTDMLRYGMRGFYWDHQEDILKIYEEKYFQHVIKIYKERDSHFSSAFGNILFPNVEPNQDLVDRTNRFLKEEKEIPALLKKDLKQHRDDLERTVKILSKQ is encoded by the coding sequence ATGGATGCTCCCAACATACTCACACAAACAGAAGCCCTTGAAAGAGCGAACCTTGTTAATCAAGTAAGCTACTCCATTCATTTGGATTTGAAAGCCGGATCTCCCACCTATCAAGGAGAGACAAAAATTCTATTCTTCTATACGGGCAAAGGAAAAGGAAAACTCAAGATCGATTTTGTCACAAAGAAGATCGAAGTGTTCTTGTTAAACGGAAAAGAATACTCCGGCTATACAAAGACGGATTCTTCTCTCGATCTTCCCGGCGATTCTCTCAAGTCCGGAAAAAACGAAATTAAGATCAAATATACGAACGAATACAATCATAGCGGCTCCGGCTTTCATCAATTTCAAGATCCTGCGGACGGTTCGGAATATCTTCACACGGATTTCGAACCGTTCGAAGCGCATCGAATGTTTCCCTGCTTCGATCAACCCGATCTCAAAGCAACGTACGAACTTTCTCTGAGCGGACCGAAGGATTGGAAATACATTCATAACACTCTTGCTTCCAAGGAAGAAATCAAAGAAGGAAGAATAGAAATTCAATTCCAAAAAACCGCTTTATTTTCCACGTACTTGTTTGCCTTGATCGTCGGGCCGTACGAAGTCTGGGAAGACAAATACAAAAACATTCCTCTCAGAATTCTTTGTAGAAAATCTCTTTCGAAGTTTATGGACGCAGAGAACATCTTTGCGATCACAAAAGAATCCTTCGCATTCTTAGAATCCTATTTCGAAGTTCCCTATCCGTACGGAAAATACGATCAGATCTTCGTTCCCGAATTCAATATGGGCGCGATGGAAAACGTCGGCGCGGTCACTTTTTCCGAGCACTACATATTCAGAAGTCCGAGAATCTATTCCGAATATCTCGGAAGAGCCAATACGATCTACCACGAAATGGTTCATATGTGGTTCGGAAATCTTGTAACGATGAAATGGTGGAATGATCTCTGGTTAAACGAAAGTTTCGCGGACTATCTCTCCTATTACGCGATGTCGCAAGGAAAACTTTTCCCGGACGCACTCGAACATTTTTACGTAAGAGAAGAATGGGCATACAGAGAAGATCAGTTATCCACGACTCATCCGATCGCGGGCACTGCGGAAAATACGTTAGACGCCATCAGCAACTTCGACGGAATCTCCTATTCAAAAGGCGCCTCGGTCCTTCGCCAGTTGATGTATTACATCGGAGAAGAATCCTTTCGAAAGGCGATGCGGAAATACTTTCAAAAATTTGCGAATTCCAATACGGTTCAGAACGATTTTTTAGACACAATGTCCGAGACATCCGGAATCGACATCCGGGGTTGGAGCAAAGAATGGCTCGACACAACGGGCGTAAACACGCTCCTCCCGGAATGGAAAGAGGATCATCTTTTGATTCGGCAACTTCCTTCCGAAAAAAACGGCTTATACAGAACTCACGCCCTTGAAGTAACGATATTTTCTCTCAAAGGGGATTCTTTCGAGACCGTCTGGAAGGATAGAATCGTAGTGAAGGGCAAAGAAACGATTCTACCATACAAACACGTTTCAGGAAGTTCCGAAATCGTCGTCCTAAACACGAACGACCACGCTTATGCCAAAACCTATCTTCCGAAGGATTCTATCGTCTTACTAAAGACTTCGCTTAACAAATTAAAGGATAGATTTTCAAGAAGAATTCTCTGGGGTTCCCTGTGGCAAATGACGCGTGACGCGGAAATTTCACCGAAGGACTTTTTGGAAATTGTCTTTTCGCAGGGAATCAAAGAGGAAGACCTTTCCGTTAGGAGCAGTCATATTCTTACGAAAGCCTCATCTATCGCCGCGAGTTATCTAAAAAAAGAGAACAGAGAAGAATGGTCTACAAAACTCAACGAACTCGCGAAAAAAGGAATTTTAGATCCTGAGACGAAGGACGAGGAAAAAATAGTCTGGTATCGAATTCTGGAAGGGACGTCCCGTAACCAAAATCAGTTGAATTATTTGCGTGATCTCTTAGACGGAAACGTAAAGATCCCGGGAATCAAAATCGACCAAGAAAGAAGATGGAGCATTCTGACCAGACTTTCCGCGTTCGGTATCAAAGACGCGTTAGATCTCATTGAAAAGGAATTGAAGACGGATACTTCCGATCTCGGAACCAAAAAGGCATACGGAGCCAAGGTGGCGTTTCCGAATGCAGGCACGAAAGAAGATGCTTGGAAAGAATTCAACGACCCGAAAACGAAATTTTCAACGGATATGCTCCGCTACGGGATGCGGGGATTTTACTGGGACCACCAGGAAGATATCCTAAAAATCTACGAAGAGAAATACTTTCAGCATGTGATCAAGATTTACAAGGAAAGAGATTCTCATTTCTCCAGCGCGTTTGGAAACATTTTATTTCCAAACGTGGAGCCGAATCAAGATCTTGTAGATAGAACAAATCGGTTCCTAAAAGAGGAAAAAGAAATTCCGGCACTTTTGAAAAAAGACCTCAAACAGCACAGAGATGATTTGGAGAGAACCGTTAAAATTCTTTCCAAACAATAA
- a CDS encoding MFS transporter, which produces MTQTLKKHDPFQALKVADYRSFLLGKFMVTLSISIQTTVVGWQMYHLTGSNLHVGFIGLTEAIPSITMALFSGLIIDSFPRKRIVSSALGLLSICSLLLLILVVPNMEWILRDFGVYPIYGVIFLSGIARGFLNPATAAFQTQLVDKETFPNAATWSGIAWQTSLVLGPLTGGMLIVLGLYIAYSVDLLLMSSGFLMMLLVKSKPVPEKPEIGETIWESLSSGWKFVSSHQIILGAISLDLFAVLFGGAVALLPSFTEKILGQSPEIFGMLRSAQGVGAVLCAFFIAARPPKKNSGWILLSCVFGFGICIVLFGFSTDWRIAFLCLMAAGAFDMVSVVIRHTIVQMHTPDHMRGRVSAVNHIFIGSSNEIGEFESGVTAEWLGIRRSIVAGGALTLLTVGFVGAIAPRLRKMELKDIM; this is translated from the coding sequence ATGACACAAACTCTAAAAAAACACGATCCCTTTCAAGCTCTCAAAGTCGCCGACTACCGTTCCTTTCTCCTCGGTAAGTTTATGGTGACTCTTTCGATCAGCATCCAAACGACCGTCGTCGGCTGGCAGATGTATCACCTCACCGGAAGTAATCTTCACGTTGGATTTATCGGCCTTACCGAAGCGATTCCTTCGATCACGATGGCTTTGTTTTCCGGTCTCATCATCGATTCCTTTCCAAGAAAAAGAATCGTTTCTTCCGCTCTGGGACTTCTTTCCATCTGTTCCCTTCTTCTTCTTATATTAGTAGTTCCTAATATGGAATGGATTTTACGAGACTTCGGAGTTTATCCGATCTATGGAGTGATCTTTCTTTCGGGAATCGCAAGGGGATTTCTCAATCCAGCGACCGCGGCATTTCAAACACAACTCGTGGATAAAGAAACCTTTCCGAACGCCGCGACTTGGAGTGGAATTGCTTGGCAGACCTCTCTTGTTCTCGGTCCTCTCACCGGAGGGATGTTGATCGTCCTCGGTCTTTACATCGCTTATTCGGTAGATCTTCTCCTTATGAGTTCCGGATTTTTGATGATGCTTCTTGTAAAAAGCAAACCGGTCCCCGAAAAACCTGAAATCGGAGAAACGATTTGGGAGAGCCTTAGCTCCGGTTGGAAATTTGTTTCCAGTCATCAGATCATTCTCGGTGCGATTTCTCTGGATCTTTTTGCCGTTCTCTTCGGAGGCGCTGTCGCGCTTCTTCCATCGTTTACCGAAAAAATCTTAGGTCAAAGTCCGGAGATCTTCGGAATGCTCCGCTCCGCACAAGGAGTCGGCGCCGTCTTGTGCGCCTTCTTCATCGCGGCAAGACCTCCGAAAAAAAATTCCGGCTGGATTCTTCTTTCCTGTGTTTTTGGTTTCGGAATTTGTATCGTTCTTTTCGGTTTTTCTACGGATTGGAGAATTGCGTTTCTTTGTCTCATGGCCGCTGGCGCCTTTGACATGGTAAGCGTCGTGATCCGCCATACCATCGTGCAGATGCACACTCCGGATCATATGAGAGGAAGAGTATCTGCCGTGAATCATATCTTCATCGGTTCCTCTAACGAGATAGGAGAATTCGAATCCGGCGTGACCGCAGAATGGTTGGGAATTCGCAGATCCATCGTCGCAGGCGGCGCGCTCACTCTTCTCACGGTCGGTTTTGTAGGAGCGATCGCTCCTCGACTTCGGAAGATGGAACTCAAAGATATCATGTAA